GGCTCAATGCCCTTCAGGGTGCCATCGGCATGGTATTCCACCCGGTAGAGAGAGGGCACATAGACCCCCTGTATGGCGGCCAGCTTCCTCAATAGCCCCCTCCGGGGCAGGCCCTTGAGCTCCTCGTAGGCCTCCAGGAAGTGGGAGAGGACCTCCTCCGCCTCCCCCAGGATGAAGAGGTCAATGAAGTCGGCCAGGGGCTCGGGATTAAGGGCAGCGCTGCCCCCGGCGATGACCAGGGGGTAGCGGCCTTCCCTCTCCGCGGAACGGAGCGGGATGCGGGCCAGGTCCAGCATATTGAGGAGATTGGTATAGGTGAGCTCATATCCCAGGGAGAAGCCAAGGATGTCAAAATCCCTGAGGGGCTTCTTCGTCTCCAGGCTGAAGAGGGGTATGCCCCTTTCCCGGAGGGCCCCCTCCATATCACCCCATGGGGCATAGGCCCTTTCGCAGAGCCAGCGGGGGGAGGTATTTATTATGTCATATAGGATAGGGATGGCCAGGTTAGACATGCCGATTTCGTAGAGGTCGGGATAGACCAGGCACACCCGGACCCGGGCCCGGTCCCAGTCCCTGGCGACGGCGTTCCACTCCCCACCGGCATACCGGCCGGGACGGACCACACCGGAGAGAAGGGTGTCCAGCTCCCTGGCTTCCACCTTCAGGGCCTTTCCTTCCCCAGAAAGACCACCTCTGCCTCCACCTTTCCCCCTTCCAGGGTGAGGAGGCCGTAGGAGCCCGGTGCCCGCGAAGAGCCATAGCCCTGGCCGGGGTTGAAAAAGAGTACCCCATCGCGGTAGATGTTCCGGGGCTCATGGGTGTGGCCGAAGAGGATGATGTCCACCCCGGGGAACTCCCTGAAAAGCCTCTCCTCCAGGCCCCAGGGGGGCCCGCCGTAGGCCGGGTGGGTGATGGCTATCCTTTTTCCCTCCAGCTCCA
This genomic interval from Chloroflexota bacterium contains the following:
- a CDS encoding metallophosphatase family protein, whose amino-acid sequence is MRLLVLADTHARRLEEVSPEIVRAADEADLVVHCGDFVDREVVEALKKASPRFVGVHGNLDPGDVRQELPARETLELEGKRIAITHPAYGGPPWGLEERLFREFPGVDIILFGHTHEPRNIYRDGVLFFNPGQGYGSSRAPGSYGLLTLEGGKVEAEVVFLGKERP